The following are encoded in a window of Artemia franciscana chromosome 19, ASM3288406v1, whole genome shotgun sequence genomic DNA:
- the LOC136039517 gene encoding transmembrane protein 267-like, which yields MLSLISFLEVRNLAYIRLLAVCMCIAGVAVLGDIFLQSCQNLHLRALTDSCTHFGIAVFSWMSVELNCRQQNVCTKKCLFESIFCGFLSSAVDLDHFICAASFKLKAAVSLSSRPFLHCTTIPIIVLLVLHMSSRIFFKSERLKTLLRDLGWIQAIALVSHHLRDGHRRGIWICPFGSIKYPYVVYIPFTLLVCFTVAKARQILDRNLNKTLKIPSCFDA from the exons GTAAGAAATCTGGCTTATATTCGTTTGCTAGCAGTATGTATGTGTATTGCTGGTGTAGCAGTATTGGGCGATATATTCCTCCAGAGTTGTCAAAATCTTCATCTTCGAGCATTAACGGACAGTTGCACGCATTTTGGGATAGCTGTTTTTTCTTGGATGTCTGTTGAGTTAAACTGCCGGCAGCAAAATGTCTGTACCAAAAAATGCCtgtttgaaagtattttttgtgGTTTCTTGTCATCTGCAgtagacttggatcattttatTTGTGCTGCATCTTTTAAGCTCAAG GCTGCTGTGTCTTTGTCATCTCGTCCATTCTTACACTGCACCACAATACCAATCATAGTTCTGCTTGTTCTGCACATGTCATCtcgaattttctttaaatctgaaAGACTGAAGACTTTGTTGAGGGATCTTGGCTGGATTCAGGCAATAGCGTTAGTTTCTCATCATCTACGAGATGGACACAGAAGAGGCATATGGATATGTCCGTTTGGATCAATCAAATATCCTTATGTAGTTTATATACCTTTTACTTTACTAGTATGTTTTACTGTAGCTAAAGCTCGACAAATTTTGGATCGTAACttga